One Methylosarcina fibrata AML-C10 DNA segment encodes these proteins:
- a CDS encoding MlaD family protein → MSKPISPVAIGGFTVGALTLLVAGLLMFGGGQLLKTDKARFVIFFDTSLNGLDIGAPVKMQGVKIGEVIEVSIQIDPVKLKIYKPVVVEIDRNSFTGTGGVKFPTALTHGQQEKNRDDLVKAGFRARLETQSLLTGLLYVDIDLHPDKPPLFVNLNYKGIVEFPGIPKTTDELRNTAEEVAKKLRELPLDQIVLDLSESLKEIKNLLASEDVKKSKAALAKTLEEMDKTVTTLNRNLEPMLKDTNTAIRNTNLLMQDSRAMVQDIHSDIKPVLASTDQTLKAATLALNRADESMANVNEAIGPESALNETLEALRDASRSIERLTDYLERHPESLISGKEN, encoded by the coding sequence ATGAGTAAACCCATCAGTCCTGTGGCCATAGGCGGCTTTACCGTCGGCGCTCTGACGCTGCTGGTGGCCGGCTTGCTGATGTTCGGCGGCGGGCAATTGTTAAAAACCGACAAAGCCCGGTTCGTGATTTTTTTCGATACCTCGCTGAACGGTCTGGACATCGGTGCACCGGTCAAAATGCAGGGTGTCAAAATCGGAGAAGTCATCGAAGTTTCGATACAAATCGACCCGGTCAAGCTCAAAATTTATAAACCGGTCGTGGTCGAGATCGACCGAAATTCTTTTACCGGTACCGGCGGAGTTAAATTTCCGACGGCGCTGACGCACGGGCAGCAGGAGAAGAACCGCGACGATCTGGTGAAAGCCGGATTCCGCGCCCGCCTGGAAACACAAAGCCTGTTGACCGGCCTGCTGTACGTCGACATCGACCTGCATCCGGACAAGCCGCCGTTGTTCGTGAATCTGAATTACAAAGGCATCGTTGAGTTTCCCGGCATTCCGAAGACCACCGACGAGCTTCGCAACACCGCCGAGGAAGTGGCGAAGAAACTGCGCGAATTGCCGCTGGATCAAATCGTTCTGGATTTGTCGGAGAGCCTGAAGGAAATTAAAAATCTCCTGGCTTCCGAAGACGTCAAAAAATCCAAGGCCGCCCTGGCCAAGACCCTGGAAGAAATGGACAAAACGGTGACGACTCTGAACCGGAATCTTGAGCCGATGCTCAAGGATACCAACACGGCCATCCGGAATACCAATCTGTTGATGCAGGATTCCCGAGCGATGGTTCAGGACATCCATAGCGACATCAAGCCTGTTTTGGCGTCCACCGATCAGACCTTGAAGGCCGCGACTCTCGCCTTGAACAGAGCGGATGAATCCATGGCGAACGTCAATGAGGCGATCGGGCCGGAATCGGCTTTGAATGAAACGCTGGAAGCGCTGAGAGATGCTTCGCGTTCGATTGAGAGGTTGACCGATTATTTGGAACGCCATCCGGAGTCGTTGATTTCCGGCAAGGAGAATTAG
- a CDS encoding ABC transporter ATP-binding protein, with translation MATPHITVTDLTMAYGDFLIQRDLNFTINRGDVFIIMGGSGCGKSTLLRHLIGLQQPARGDVFYGRQSFWHADPEARVNMMRRIGVLYQSGALFSSLTLAENIALPLGEFTDFSRGEIADVVSYKLALVGLAGFEGYYPSEISGGMQKRAGLARAMALDPEILFFDEPSAGLDPVSARLLDDLIISLRDTLGTTIAVVTHELASIFAIGTNSVFLDPETKTMLATGSPKTLLAESDNPKIIQFLTRGEGRASNQTETERQNL, from the coding sequence ATGGCCACGCCCCATATCACGGTAACCGATCTGACCATGGCTTACGGCGACTTTTTGATTCAGCGCGATCTGAACTTCACCATCAACCGGGGCGACGTGTTCATCATCATGGGCGGAAGCGGCTGCGGCAAGAGCACGCTGCTGAGGCATCTGATCGGCTTGCAGCAGCCCGCCCGAGGCGATGTTTTTTATGGACGGCAAAGTTTCTGGCATGCCGACCCCGAAGCGCGCGTGAACATGATGCGGCGCATCGGCGTCCTGTATCAGTCCGGGGCCTTGTTCAGTTCGCTGACGCTGGCCGAAAACATTGCCTTGCCGCTTGGAGAGTTTACCGATTTCAGCAGGGGAGAAATCGCCGACGTCGTTTCCTACAAGCTGGCGCTGGTCGGCTTGGCCGGCTTCGAAGGGTATTATCCTTCCGAGATCAGCGGAGGCATGCAAAAGCGCGCGGGCTTGGCGCGAGCGATGGCGCTGGACCCGGAAATCCTGTTTTTCGACGAGCCGTCGGCCGGACTCGATCCGGTCAGCGCCAGGCTTTTGGACGATCTGATCATCAGCCTGCGCGATACGCTGGGCACGACGATTGCGGTCGTGACTCACGAACTGGCGAGCATCTTTGCGATCGGCACCAATTCGGTGTTTCTGGATCCGGAGACCAAAACGATGCTGGCGACCGGTTCGCCCAAAACGCTTCTGGCTGAATCCGACAACCCGAAAATCATTCAATTTCTAACTCGAGGCGAAGGCCGTGCGAGCAATCAGACGGAAACGGAGCGGCAAAACTTATGA
- a CDS encoding MlaE family ABC transporter permease codes for MKAKTAADEQDLSGEVELVRLDDSALLIRLKGHWVQGARIKPAETLLESLKSFGSFSRIRLNADELGQWDSRLPTYLLKILDECRANAVEADVSGLPPGVQGLLRLARAVPERAGARRSAQKPPMLAQLGKAVLNALADARGLIGFIGETVLASVAMLRGRARFRLHDLMLCIQDAGPGALAIVTLISLLVGLILAFVGAVQLAMFGAQIFIADLVGLGTVREMGALMTAVIMSGRTDAAYAAQLGTMNVNSEIDALKTMGISPMEFLVMPRMLALILMLPLLCLYADLMGILGGAMVTISAFDVSLVQYVNETRKSVHLPDFGIGLFKSLVFAVLIATAGCMRGMQCGRSASAVGDAATAAVVNSIVYIVVADSIITLICNRLGI; via the coding sequence ATGAAAGCGAAGACGGCTGCGGACGAGCAGGACTTATCGGGCGAGGTCGAACTCGTGCGTCTCGATGACTCGGCCTTGCTGATTCGCCTGAAAGGCCACTGGGTGCAGGGCGCCCGGATAAAACCGGCGGAAACCCTGCTCGAAAGCCTCAAGAGTTTCGGTTCTTTCAGCCGTATCCGTCTGAATGCGGACGAGCTCGGCCAATGGGACAGCCGCCTGCCGACCTATCTTCTGAAAATTCTTGACGAATGCCGGGCCAACGCCGTCGAAGCCGACGTCTCCGGCCTGCCGCCAGGCGTTCAGGGCCTGCTCCGGCTGGCGCGCGCGGTGCCGGAAAGGGCCGGCGCCCGGCGCAGCGCGCAAAAACCGCCGATGTTGGCGCAACTGGGCAAGGCGGTGTTGAATGCGCTGGCCGACGCCCGGGGACTGATCGGCTTTATCGGCGAGACGGTGCTGGCGAGCGTCGCCATGTTGCGCGGCAGGGCCAGGTTTCGCCTGCACGATTTGATGTTGTGCATCCAGGATGCAGGGCCCGGGGCTCTGGCGATCGTGACGCTGATCAGTTTGCTGGTGGGCCTGATTCTGGCTTTTGTCGGCGCGGTGCAACTGGCGATGTTCGGCGCGCAGATTTTTATCGCCGACCTGGTCGGACTGGGTACGGTGCGCGAGATGGGCGCCTTGATGACCGCGGTGATCATGTCCGGCCGCACCGACGCCGCGTACGCCGCGCAACTCGGGACGATGAACGTCAACAGCGAGATCGATGCGCTCAAAACCATGGGCATTTCGCCGATGGAGTTTCTGGTCATGCCGAGAATGCTGGCGCTGATCCTGATGCTGCCCTTGCTCTGCCTTTACGCGGATCTGATGGGCATCCTGGGCGGAGCGATGGTCACGATCAGCGCCTTCGACGTTTCGCTGGTTCAGTACGTCAACGAAACCCGCAAGTCGGTGCATTTGCCCGATTTCGGCATCGGCTTGTTTAAAAGCCTGGTGTTCGCCGTGCTGATCGCGACGGCCGGCTGCATGCGCGGCATGCAGTGCGGACGCAGCGCTTCGGCGGTCGGCGACGCCGCCACGGCCGCGGTCGTCAATAGCATCGTCTACATCGTGGTGGCCGATTCGATCATCACCCTGATCTGCAACCGGCTCGGCATTTAG